From a region of the Chrysemys picta bellii isolate R12L10 chromosome 7, ASM1138683v2, whole genome shotgun sequence genome:
- the ATOH7 gene encoding transcription factor ATOH7: MDSGLESDTQCKSGTGCVVKCGSERMESAAKRRLAANARERRRMQGLNTAFDRLRKVVPQWGQDKKLSKYETLQMALSYIMALTRILAEAERYSTERDWINFHCEHFHQESYHTYLGQKMETDNDPYTQRIFSYPPDHFQIAN; this comes from the coding sequence ATGGATTCTGGTTTAGAGTCAGATACCCAGTGCAAAAGTGGAACAGGCTGCGTAGTGAAATGTGGCTCAGAAAGAATGGAGAGTGCTGCCAAAAGGAGATTGGCTGCTAATGCCAGGGAAAGGAGAAGAATGCAAGGACTGAACACAGCCTTCGATCGACTAAGAAAGGTGGTTCCACAGTGGGGTCAAGATAAAAAACTCTCCAAATATGAGACCCTTCAGATGGCATTAAGTTACATTATGGCTCTAACTAGGATCCTTGCTGAAGCAGAGAGATACAGCACTGAAAGAGACTGGATTAACTTTCACTGTGAACACTTCCATCAGGAGAGCTACCACACTTATCTGGGACAGAAAATGGAAACAGACAATGATCCATACACACAAAGAATCTTCAGTTATCCACCTGACCATTTTCAAATAGCTAATTAG